The Bubalus bubalis isolate 160015118507 breed Murrah chromosome 16, NDDB_SH_1, whole genome shotgun sequence genome window below encodes:
- the KCNE3 gene encoding potassium voltage-gated channel subfamily E member 3, protein METTNGAETWHESLHAVLKALNATLHSNLLCRPGPDNLTEEKRASLPGRNDNSYMYILFVMFLFAATVGSLILGYTRSRKVDKRSDPYHVYIKNRVSML, encoded by the coding sequence ATGGAGACCACCAATGGGGCTGAGACCTGGCATGAGAGCCTGCACGCTGTGCTGAAGGCTTTAAATGCCACTCTTCACAGCAACTTGCTCTGCCGGCCAGGGCCAGACAACCTGACTGAGGAGAAGCGGGCCAGCCTGCCTGGCCGCAATGATAACTCCTACATGTACATCCTCTTCGTCATGTTCCTCTTTGCTGCTACTGTGGGCAGTCTCATCCTCGGATACACCCGCTCCCGCAAAGTGGACAAGCGCAGTGACCCCTATCATGTGTACATCAAGAACCGTGTGTCTATGCTCTGA